In the genome of Candidatus Nitrosotenuis sp. DW1, one region contains:
- a CDS encoding N,N-dimethylformamidase beta subunit family domain-containing protein: MNHNLLLFVILIILVVGFIAYYIIDQNTTLEKKLKENLGKETSKRELSVEGSLFRVLTRESDIQINYETKTITYSNADFELKPELMDLYHKIGFLNKTHNSVVVYPIFTEAAYNKNGFYDFYEGKCDSSCLTAKISTDFNGEYSSSRAAFNSLRLLGYHYITDIDIDKDPEILKKYDSVILLHNEYVTKKEFDAITQHPKVIYLYPNALYAEVVSDYDSNTITLIRGHGYPSPQIRNGFDWKFDNSNLEYDNMCTNWKFYEIDNGIMLNCYPEYVIFKDQTLLLQIKNYS; this comes from the coding sequence ATGAATCATAATCTATTACTTTTTGTAATACTAATTATTTTGGTTGTAGGATTTATCGCATATTACATTATAGATCAGAATACAACTTTAGAAAAAAAGCTCAAAGAGAACCTTGGAAAAGAAACCAGCAAAAGAGAATTATCTGTAGAAGGTTCTTTGTTCAGAGTACTTACAAGAGAAAGTGACATTCAAATAAATTATGAAACTAAAACCATCACTTACAGTAACGCAGACTTTGAATTAAAGCCAGAATTGATGGATCTTTATCATAAAATTGGTTTTTTGAATAAAACACACAATAGTGTAGTGGTTTATCCCATTTTTACCGAAGCGGCATACAATAAAAACGGTTTTTACGACTTTTATGAAGGCAAATGTGATTCTTCTTGTCTTACTGCTAAGATATCCACCGATTTTAATGGAGAATATTCTTCCAGTAGGGCCGCATTCAATTCTTTACGTCTGCTAGGATATCATTACATTACTGATATAGATATAGACAAAGATCCAGAAATTCTAAAAAAATATGACAGTGTGATTTTACTGCATAATGAATATGTGACAAAAAAAGAATTTGATGCAATAACACAACATCCAAAGGTGATCTACCTGTATCCAAATGCGCTGTATGCAGAAGTTGTTTCAGATTATGACAGTAATACCATCACATTAATTCGAGGTCATGGGTACCCCTCTCCCCAAATAAGAAACGGTTTTGATTGGAAATTTGACAATTCTAACTTGGAATACGACAACATGTGTACAAATTGGAAATTTTATGAGATTGATAACGGCATTATGCTGAATTGCTATCCAGAATATGTTATTTTCAAGGATCAAACATTATTGCTGCAAATTAAAAACTATAGTTAA
- a CDS encoding uracil-DNA glycosylase, producing MTNILISKLNNQIIQCKKCPRLSAYIKTISINKVKRHAHEKYWGRPLSGFGDSEAELLIIGLAPAAHGGNRTGRMFTGDNSGDWVAKVLHNNGFATKPTSHKIDDGFDLINAYITAAVKCAPPQNKPSKEEINICSYYLREELLLLKNVKVIVCLGKISFDTLKRMLGIKHQKFFHGNKFSYDDKTILCSYHPSRQNTQTGRLSWDQWNEIFLEAKAMLSN from the coding sequence ATGACAAATATCTTAATTTCTAAATTAAATAATCAGATCATACAATGTAAAAAATGTCCTAGGCTTTCTGCATATATCAAGACTATCTCCATTAACAAAGTAAAACGACATGCACACGAAAAATACTGGGGAAGACCCCTGAGTGGTTTTGGTGATTCCGAGGCAGAATTATTGATTATAGGGTTGGCACCTGCAGCTCATGGGGGAAACAGAACAGGTAGGATGTTTACTGGAGATAATTCTGGGGATTGGGTAGCCAAAGTTCTACATAACAATGGCTTTGCAACAAAACCAACAAGTCATAAAATAGACGACGGTTTTGATCTGATTAATGCGTATATCACTGCAGCAGTAAAATGTGCACCGCCACAAAACAAACCCAGCAAAGAGGAAATCAATATCTGCTCATATTATCTGCGTGAAGAATTATTACTTTTAAAAAACGTCAAAGTGATAGTATGTCTTGGCAAAATATCCTTTGACACATTAAAACGTATGCTTGGTATTAAGCATCAAAAATTCTTCCATGGAAACAAGTTTTCATATGATGATAAAACCATACTTTGTAGCTATCATCCAAGTAGGCAAAATACACAAACGGGTAGACTTAGCTGGGATCAATGGAATGAAATATTTTTAGAAGCAAAAGCAATGTTAAGCAATTAA
- the cobI gene encoding precorrin-2 C(20)-methyltransferase — MHDLICVGCGPGDPELLTVKAVKAIKEAEVIACPTAKEGKPSIALSVVESIIEKSKNPEIVNLVFPMVKDKETLETTWENNTKILAQKVLEGKKVVYLTVGDPYLYSTWIYLNRELQNKFPQIKISVIPGIVSMFTFASKVGISLAEGAETMAVIPSCYDLSRVKETARNCDTMIFLKDGRYFDQVINLLKEAGFSDDSIFAIGQDLGTPNEIVRKMKLGEVSESTMTTKYFSIMVVKRV, encoded by the coding sequence ATGCATGATTTGATTTGCGTAGGATGCGGTCCAGGTGACCCAGAATTATTGACAGTCAAAGCAGTCAAGGCGATAAAGGAGGCCGAAGTAATAGCGTGTCCTACAGCAAAGGAAGGAAAACCAAGCATTGCTCTTTCTGTAGTGGAATCAATCATAGAAAAATCAAAAAATCCAGAAATAGTAAATCTTGTCTTTCCGATGGTAAAAGATAAAGAAACACTGGAAACCACATGGGAGAACAACACCAAAATTTTAGCTCAAAAGGTACTCGAGGGAAAAAAGGTCGTCTATCTTACGGTTGGCGACCCCTATCTTTACAGCACATGGATATATCTAAACAGAGAACTACAAAATAAATTCCCGCAGATAAAAATTTCTGTTATCCCTGGAATTGTTTCAATGTTTACATTTGCGTCAAAGGTTGGAATCAGTCTTGCAGAAGGAGCTGAGACTATGGCAGTCATTCCCTCCTGCTATGATCTATCTAGAGTGAAGGAAACTGCAAGAAACTGTGACACTATGATATTTCTCAAAGATGGCAGATACTTTGATCAGGTCATCAATCTACTCAAAGAAGCTGGATTTTCCGATGATTCGATATTTGCAATCGGACAAGACCTTGGCACTCCAAATGAAATTGTAAGAAAAATGAAACTAGGCGAAGTAAGTGAATCAACAATGACTACGAAATATTTTTCCATCATGGTGGTAAAACGTGTCTAA
- the cbiT gene encoding precorrin-6Y C5,15-methyltransferase (decarboxylating) subunit CbiT — MWKFKTPGIPDEYFERTDDVPITKEEVRTIQISKARLCPGNIVYDIGCGSGSITIEAALQIESRGKVYAIDIDPKAVELTRKNLDKFGVSNVEITLADAKQKISSLPLADAIFIGGTGGDTKDIVNLCYDKLKPGARIVVGIILIETLYSVMETMNKLNFGSVDMTQITISKSKKTSTGTMMLARNPVMVISATKN; from the coding sequence ATGTGGAAATTTAAAACTCCTGGAATACCAGACGAATATTTTGAAAGAACTGATGACGTGCCAATCACAAAAGAAGAGGTCAGAACAATTCAGATAAGTAAGGCGCGACTTTGTCCTGGAAATATAGTCTATGACATAGGTTGTGGGAGTGGTTCCATAACTATTGAAGCGGCACTGCAAATTGAATCGAGGGGGAAAGTTTACGCGATTGACATTGATCCAAAGGCAGTGGAACTCACAAGAAAAAATCTTGATAAATTTGGTGTATCAAATGTGGAAATAACTCTGGCTGATGCAAAGCAAAAAATTTCTAGTCTTCCTCTGGCTGACGCAATTTTTATTGGCGGTACTGGCGGAGACACAAAAGACATTGTGAATCTTTGTTATGACAAGCTAAAACCCGGTGCAAGAATTGTCGTCGGCATAATTCTCATTGAGACACTTTATTCTGTTATGGAAACAATGAACAAATTGAATTTTGGTTCTGTTGATATGACACAAATTACCATATCAAAAAGTAAAAAAACATCGACTGGAACAATGATGCTTGCAAGAAATCCAGTCATGGTGATATCTGCAACAAAAAACTAG
- a CDS encoding Snf7 family protein — protein MTSFEKNWARQETAGITEKLRDSVKPQGALKPRIQTAVNKLQLQISKMDSMLNKLHERDAQLFKRIVAAMQQHDTSASRVLSNELAEIRKVTKMLSNARMALEQVQLRLTTIHDLGDAMVAIGPAMSTMKGLKSSLGRFMPEADSELNAMTQTLSGLMMDSLAGDAFNVDSDISSEETERILQEASAVAEQQIGDRFPSVPSPSGLSSQSSSTLE, from the coding sequence ATGACCAGCTTCGAGAAGAATTGGGCACGTCAAGAGACTGCAGGTATAACAGAAAAATTACGAGATTCTGTCAAGCCGCAGGGAGCTTTGAAACCAAGAATTCAGACAGCAGTAAACAAACTGCAACTGCAAATTTCAAAAATGGATTCAATGCTTAACAAATTGCACGAACGTGACGCTCAACTATTCAAACGAATCGTAGCTGCAATGCAACAACACGACACAAGCGCAAGTCGAGTATTATCAAATGAATTAGCTGAAATACGCAAAGTCACAAAGATGCTCAGCAACGCAAGAATGGCACTAGAACAAGTACAATTGCGCCTGACTACAATACACGACTTGGGAGATGCTATGGTCGCAATAGGTCCGGCAATGTCCACCATGAAGGGTCTAAAATCATCACTTGGACGATTCATGCCAGAAGCAGACTCTGAACTAAACGCAATGACACAAACACTCAGCGGTCTGATGATGGATTCACTTGCAGGAGATGCATTCAATGTTGATTCAGATATCTCAAGCGAAGAGACAGAAAGAATCTTACAGGAAGCATCAGCAGTTGCAGAACAGCAAATCGGGGACAGATTCCCATCAGTTCCCTCACCTTCCGGACTTTCGTCACAGTCAAGCTCTACACTCGAGTAA
- the cobM gene encoding precorrin-4 C(11)-methyltransferase, translating into MSKVYFVGCGPGDPDLITVKAKKLLQKADVVVYSGSLIPDEILKTCKKAKLHDAAGLVREEIFEILRNNAKKGKLVIRLHDGDPAIYGAIREQTDNLQKEGIEFEIVPGVTSFLASSAALGIQLTLPGITQTIIITRAEKRTAVPKQERISELAKHKSTMIFYLSVHLLQDVVKQAIEGGYPKSTPAAVVYRASWPDQKIITGTLEDIVKKVWAEKITRTAIVMIGDVIRPKSYEYSKLYDKSFSHGYRKAKN; encoded by the coding sequence GTGTCTAAGGTTTACTTTGTCGGCTGTGGTCCAGGTGATCCTGACCTGATCACAGTAAAGGCAAAAAAATTACTGCAAAAGGCAGACGTCGTGGTGTATTCTGGCTCTTTAATACCTGATGAAATACTCAAGACATGCAAAAAAGCAAAACTGCATGATGCCGCAGGTCTTGTTCGTGAAGAAATCTTTGAAATTTTAAGAAATAATGCGAAAAAAGGCAAGCTAGTCATTAGATTACATGATGGAGATCCTGCCATATATGGAGCAATTCGGGAGCAAACTGACAACTTGCAAAAAGAGGGAATTGAGTTTGAAATAGTTCCAGGAGTTACATCTTTTTTGGCCTCCTCTGCAGCCTTGGGAATCCAATTGACCTTGCCTGGAATAACTCAAACAATCATAATAACTAGAGCAGAAAAGCGCACCGCCGTTCCAAAACAGGAACGAATTTCAGAGCTTGCCAAGCACAAATCGACCATGATTTTCTACCTTAGCGTTCATCTATTACAGGATGTAGTGAAACAGGCAATTGAGGGAGGCTATCCAAAGTCAACTCCTGCTGCAGTTGTGTACAGGGCAAGCTGGCCTGATCAAAAAATTATTACAGGAACTCTAGAGGATATTGTAAAAAAAGTCTGGGCAGAAAAAATCACACGTACCGCAATAGTGATGATCGGTGATGTGATACGACCAAAGTCTTATGAATATTCCAAATTATATGACAAGTCATTTAGTCATGGATATAGAAAAGCAAAAAACTGA